One genomic region from Methanocaldococcus fervens AG86 encodes:
- a CDS encoding ABC transporter substrate-binding protein, whose product MKKIILLLLILGVVVAFAGCVEENKTTQTYNISKNVVKYAKTFKLEPHWEDGYCIVVDSKGKMFVFVEENAKAPNIPNAIVLNVPVKKVVTVFYCPVISTADILNESICYESIKGVPKTYISYSPVLSQYYKEGKVVDIGKSSKIDYDKIVNISPDIVFLGDWPSHDEMEVKLNELGITTARFFTYDEPTFMGRVEWIKFAAAFYGSDIYKKADAWFKNVEKEREDILKKIEDVKTESIVASFSWSKSKQMAVIYGNNHYYSKMIAELKGKYLFADYNGTKSYYLDKETFYERAINADVVIMRNYYGDEIKTKEDLLKLNPDFANFKALKNERFYVSHTDYYVWEARDPIGYMMDYAKMIHPELFGGDEDLKYFYKIK is encoded by the coding sequence ATGAAAAAAATAATCCTACTATTATTAATTTTAGGGGTTGTAGTGGCATTTGCAGGTTGTGTAGAAGAAAATAAAACCACACAAACCTACAATATATCAAAAAATGTTGTCAAATATGCAAAGACCTTCAAATTAGAGCCACATTGGGAAGATGGATATTGCATAGTAGTTGATTCAAAAGGAAAAATGTTTGTTTTCGTTGAAGAAAATGCAAAAGCTCCTAACATACCAAACGCAATAGTTTTAAATGTCCCAGTAAAAAAAGTTGTAACGGTATTTTACTGCCCAGTTATATCAACTGCAGATATATTAAATGAAAGCATCTGCTATGAATCAATAAAAGGAGTTCCAAAAACTTACATTTCGTACTCTCCAGTGCTCTCTCAATACTACAAAGAAGGAAAAGTTGTAGATATAGGCAAATCAAGCAAAATTGATTATGATAAAATAGTTAATATAAGTCCAGACATTGTATTCTTAGGAGATTGGCCATCTCATGACGAAATGGAAGTTAAATTGAATGAATTGGGCATAACAACTGCAAGATTTTTCACATATGATGAGCCAACGTTTATGGGAAGGGTGGAGTGGATAAAGTTTGCGGCTGCATTTTATGGATCTGATATTTATAAAAAAGCAGATGCATGGTTTAAAAATGTGGAAAAGGAAAGAGAAGATATTTTGAAAAAAATAGAAGATGTTAAAACTGAGTCAATTGTTGCTTCCTTTAGTTGGTCAAAATCTAAACAAATGGCTGTAATTTATGGAAATAACCATTACTATAGTAAAATGATTGCCGAACTTAAAGGTAAATACCTCTTTGCTGATTACAATGGAACCAAATCTTACTATTTAGATAAAGAGACATTCTATGAGAGGGCGATAAATGCAGATGTTGTTATAATGAGAAACTACTATGGTGATGAAATAAAAACAAAAGAAGACCTGTTGAAGTTAAATCCTGACTTTGCCAACTTTAAAGCATTGAAAAATGAAAGATTTTATGTATCCCATACCGATTATTATGTGTGGGAAGCAAGAGACCCAATTGGATACATGATGGATTATGCAAAAATGATTCATCCAGAATTATTTGGTGGAGATGAAGATTTAAAATACTTCTATAAGATAAAATAA
- a CDS encoding FecCD family ABC transporter permease, whose translation MGVKRVISLCVILTVLLAVSSIYSLTAGSIKVSYEDVKNYILNGTTGNPIKDKIIEKLRILRTVGAIIAGMSIALAGILMQGYFRNPLADPYLIGVASGASLGVVLYIFTSILFGFGIPHDIWGRIIAAYIGSLITVFVVINIARAVKQVSTLLICGMMIGSIAYGFTTIIIYMGSHINEEASKLSEYLMWGMGSVANLTALQIKIMAIILIPTSILTIIFLSKKLDANLLGEKYAISVGVNIKKLKTELILLSCILTATVVAFTGPIAFIGIMCPILARMLCGTSKHIYVMPVTALLGSLFLVIADILVRPGVVIPASSNILGLSCPLSIIGAPIAIFIYLKVRKLGI comes from the coding sequence TTGGGAGTAAAAAGAGTTATTTCCCTATGCGTAATTTTAACAGTATTGCTTGCTGTTTCATCAATTTACAGCTTAACTGCAGGTAGTATTAAAGTTAGCTATGAAGATGTAAAAAATTACATCCTAAATGGCACTACAGGTAATCCAATTAAAGATAAAATTATTGAAAAATTAAGGATTTTAAGAACTGTTGGAGCAATCATTGCTGGAATGTCTATCGCTTTAGCAGGAATTTTAATGCAAGGCTATTTTAGAAATCCATTGGCAGATCCTTACCTAATTGGGGTAGCGAGTGGAGCATCTTTAGGTGTTGTTTTATATATATTCACATCAATACTTTTTGGGTTTGGGATTCCTCATGACATTTGGGGAAGGATTATTGCCGCTTACATAGGCTCTTTAATAACAGTATTTGTCGTTATAAACATAGCAAGGGCAGTTAAGCAGGTCTCAACCCTACTAATTTGTGGAATGATGATTGGTTCTATTGCCTATGGTTTCACTACTATCATCATATACATGGGAAGCCATATCAACGAAGAGGCAAGCAAGCTATCTGAATACTTAATGTGGGGAATGGGTTCTGTTGCTAATTTAACAGCCCTTCAAATTAAAATTATGGCAATAATCTTAATTCCAACTTCAATATTGACGATAATCTTCCTATCAAAAAAGCTTGATGCTAATCTTTTAGGGGAGAAATATGCCATTAGCGTTGGAGTAAATATTAAAAAACTTAAAACAGAACTAATTTTGTTATCTTGTATCTTAACTGCAACTGTTGTAGCATTTACTGGGCCTATTGCCTTTATAGGAATAATGTGTCCTATTTTAGCGAGGATGTTATGTGGAACATCAAAACACATCTATGTAATGCCAGTAACCGCTTTATTGGGCAGTTTGTTTTTGGTTATTGCAGATATATTGGTTAGACCAGGAGTTGTGATTCCAGCATCATCAAACATATTAGGGCTTTCCTGCCCATTGTCAATAATTGGAGCTCCAATTGCAATTTTCATATACTTAAAAGTAAGAAAGCTGGGGATTTAA
- a CDS encoding diacylglycerol/polyprenol kinase family protein, translating into MKELYRQTIHLTAGVLIAFSVLIFKKQLIIPLVVSIAVGTLLYFLCKSYYIPIISDLLNLCKREKEDGRGAIYFAIGMLISLLLIDDINAVFFGILVFAVGDALATFIGVRGKLKMKYLEKTVEGFLAFFISSSLILYPFYGVYGILVALISALAEFVSKGLKIDDNLYLPLIVAFLLSL; encoded by the coding sequence GTGAAAGAACTTTATAGGCAGACAATTCATCTAACTGCAGGAGTTTTAATAGCTTTTTCAGTATTAATATTTAAAAAACAGCTGATAATTCCATTAGTTGTTAGTATAGCTGTTGGCACTTTATTATATTTCTTATGTAAAAGCTATTATATCCCAATAATCTCAGATTTGCTAAATCTCTGCAAAAGAGAGAAAGAAGATGGTAGAGGGGCCATATACTTTGCCATTGGGATGCTAATATCCCTTCTATTAATTGATGATATAAATGCTGTCTTCTTTGGAATCTTAGTTTTTGCAGTTGGGGATGCCTTAGCTACATTCATAGGTGTTAGAGGGAAACTAAAGATGAAATACCTTGAAAAAACAGTTGAAGGATTTTTGGCATTTTTTATATCATCCTCATTAATTTTGTATCCATTTTATGGAGTTTATGGAATTCTTGTAGCTTTAATCTCTGCATTGGCAGAGTTCGTAAGTAAAGGGTTGAAAATAGATGATAATTTATACCTCCCCCTTATTGTGGCATTTCTCTTAAGTCTATAG
- a CDS encoding L-threonylcarbamoyladenylate synthase, which translates to MKLNKIIKIYEFDENERKKILNFLKEELLNGKIIICGTDTLYGISANALDENAVKKVYKIKKRDFNKPLSICVKNKEEIEKYAYVNDLAKKIIDEFLPGPLTIILKKKPIIPDIVAKDYIGIRIPDEAIIRELSIVPLTTTSANISGEKSPTAVEEINPEILKKVDYVVDIGKCKYSKPSTIIKIEDNKIIPIREGAIPISKIKEMR; encoded by the coding sequence ATGAAATTAAATAAAATAATAAAAATATACGAATTTGATGAAAATGAAAGAAAAAAGATTTTGAATTTTTTAAAAGAGGAACTGTTGAATGGAAAAATTATTATCTGCGGAACTGATACGTTGTATGGCATTTCAGCAAACGCATTAGATGAAAATGCTGTAAAAAAAGTATATAAAATAAAGAAGAGGGATTTCAACAAACCACTATCAATATGTGTTAAAAATAAGGAGGAGATTGAAAAATATGCCTATGTAAATGATTTAGCTAAAAAAATTATTGATGAGTTTCTTCCAGGACCTTTAACAATAATTTTAAAGAAAAAACCCATAATTCCAGATATTGTAGCTAAGGATTACATTGGAATAAGGATTCCAGATGAGGCTATTATTAGAGAGCTCTCCATAGTTCCTTTAACAACAACTTCGGCAAACATCTCCGGAGAAAAAAGCCCAACAGCTGTGGAAGAGATAAATCCTGAGATTTTAAAAAAAGTGGATTATGTTGTTGATATAGGAAAATGTAAGTATTCAAAACCTTCTACAATTATTAAAATAGAGGATAACAAAATAATTCCAATTAGAGAAGGGGCCATCCCCATATCAAAAATTAAAGAGATGAGATAA
- a CDS encoding ATP-binding cassette domain-containing protein, whose translation MLRAENLSVGYGNYVVVKGINLEIKEGEILCIIGPNGAGKSTLLKTIASYLEPKEGVVYLNGKKIHDLKPKDLAKEMAVVLTERVNPGNMTGFDIIAIGRYPYTDLFGRLSEKDKKIIVESARAVNAEYLLKKNFFEMSDGERQKIMIARSLAQEPRVLILDEPTSFLDARHKIELTLLLRKLADEKNLAIVVTLHDIELALRIADKMALIKDHKVIAYGYPENIMKRDVVNNLYDLKNANYSEVIGYFELKNNHKIDKKVFVICGGGSGVNALRYLVKNGYKVVVGVLHKNDADYFVAEAMGVEIIAEEAYSRISEEKFKEALKELKTSDVVVYTDFPIGEMNELNVNLVEEAKKLGKKIIYYNGDISVLKEI comes from the coding sequence ATGTTGAGAGCAGAAAATTTATCAGTTGGATACGGAAATTACGTTGTAGTTAAGGGCATAAATTTAGAAATAAAGGAAGGAGAGATTTTATGTATTATAGGGCCGAATGGAGCTGGAAAATCTACACTTTTAAAAACAATAGCAAGTTATTTGGAGCCAAAGGAAGGGGTAGTTTATTTAAATGGAAAAAAGATTCATGATTTAAAACCTAAAGATTTAGCTAAAGAGATGGCAGTGGTTTTAACGGAAAGGGTTAATCCAGGGAATATGACGGGTTTTGATATTATAGCAATTGGGAGATATCCATATACTGACTTATTTGGTAGATTAAGTGAGAAAGACAAAAAAATAATAGTCGAATCTGCAAGGGCAGTTAATGCAGAATATCTGTTGAAAAAGAATTTCTTTGAGATGAGTGATGGAGAAAGGCAGAAGATAATGATAGCGAGGTCTTTAGCTCAAGAGCCAAGAGTTTTAATCTTGGATGAGCCTACTTCATTCTTAGATGCAAGACACAAGATTGAACTAACTTTGTTGTTGAGAAAGTTGGCTGACGAAAAGAATCTGGCAATAGTTGTAACCTTACACGATATTGAGCTTGCTTTAAGAATCGCGGATAAGATGGCTTTGATAAAAGACCATAAAGTTATTGCCTACGGATATCCTGAAAATATAATGAAAAGGGATGTGGTCAATAATCTCTATGATTTAAAAAATGCCAATTATAGCGAGGTTATTGGATATTTTGAGTTAAAAAATAATCATAAAATAGATAAAAAGGTCTTTGTTATCTGCGGAGGGGGAAGTGGTGTTAATGCTTTAAGATATTTGGTTAAAAATGGATATAAAGTAGTTGTTGGTGTTTTACATAAAAATGATGCTGATTACTTTGTAGCAGAGGCGATGGGAGTTGAAATAATTGCAGAGGAGGCATATAGTAGGATATCAGAAGAAAAATTTAAAGAAGCTTTAAAGGAATTAAAGACATCTGATGTTGTTGTTTATACGGATTTTCCAATTGGGGAGATGAATGAATTAAATGTAAATCTTGTTGAGGAGGCAAAAAAACTTGGAAAGAAAATTATTTATTACAATGGTGATATTTCGGTTTTAAAAGAGATTTAA
- a CDS encoding DUF5612 domain-containing protein, whose amino-acid sequence MEIGISIEADNKIGVLHKLTGILSELGGNITYTQQFIKSDGNTGFIYMEVEGIEDIEELKKRMERCEYVKSFEIHSSLKKIYGKRVIIIGGGAQVAEVARGAISEADRHNIRGERISVDTLPIVGEENLYEAVKAVSTLPRVGILVLAGSLMGGKITEAVKELKEKTGIPVISLKMFGSVPKVADLVVGDPLQAGVLAVMAIAETAKFDINKVKGRVL is encoded by the coding sequence ATGGAAATTGGAATAAGTATAGAGGCAGATAACAAGATTGGAGTTTTACACAAACTTACTGGAATTCTTTCTGAATTGGGGGGAAATATAACTTACACTCAACAATTTATTAAAAGTGATGGTAATACTGGATTTATTTACATGGAAGTTGAGGGAATTGAAGATATTGAGGAATTAAAGAAGAGAATGGAACGTTGTGAATATGTGAAAAGCTTTGAAATTCACAGCTCACTAAAAAAGATTTATGGTAAAAGGGTTATTATTATTGGCGGAGGGGCTCAAGTTGCTGAAGTTGCAAGAGGGGCGATAAGTGAGGCGGATAGACACAACATAAGGGGAGAGAGAATTAGCGTAGACACTCTTCCAATAGTTGGTGAGGAAAATTTATATGAGGCTGTTAAGGCAGTTTCAACCTTACCAAGAGTTGGGATTTTAGTTTTGGCAGGATCTTTAATGGGGGGAAAGATAACTGAAGCAGTTAAAGAACTGAAAGAAAAAACAGGAATTCCAGTAATAAGCTTAAAAATGTTTGGTTCTGTTCCAAAAGTGGCTGATTTGGTTGTTGGAGATCCTCTACAAGCTGGTGTCTTGGCAGTTATGGCTATTGCTGAAACAGCAAAATTTGACATAAATAAGGTTAAAGGAAGAGTCCTATAA
- the moaC gene encoding cyclic pyranopterin monophosphate synthase MoaC gives MLTHVDDKGVKMVDISEKEDVERFCVAEGYIKLKPETIKLIKEQKIKKGNVLTTAQIAGILAVKKTYELIPMCHPIPITSVNIDFEVFEDKIKAICSVKTTYKTGIEMEALTGVSIALLTIWDMVKSAEKDENGQYKTAEIFGIRVVEKVKK, from the coding sequence ATGCTAACTCATGTTGATGATAAAGGCGTTAAAATGGTTGACATCTCAGAAAAAGAAGATGTCGAAAGGTTTTGCGTTGCTGAAGGTTATATAAAATTAAAACCAGAAACAATTAAGCTAATAAAAGAGCAGAAAATCAAAAAAGGAAATGTTTTAACAACTGCTCAAATTGCTGGAATTTTAGCGGTTAAGAAAACTTACGAATTAATTCCAATGTGCCATCCAATACCAATAACTTCAGTAAATATTGATTTTGAAGTGTTTGAAGATAAAATAAAGGCAATTTGTTCAGTAAAAACTACTTATAAAACTGGAATTGAAATGGAAGCATTAACTGGAGTTTCTATAGCTTTATTGACAATTTGGGATATGGTTAAATCTGCTGAAAAAGATGAGAATGGACAATACAAAACCGCTGAGATTTTTGGAATTAGAGTTGTTGAAAAGGTTAAAAAATAA
- a CDS encoding tRNA uridine(34) 5-carboxymethylaminomethyl modification radical SAM/GNAT enzyme Elp3, giving the protein MDEKTKLMRCIIERILEEYKEGKTLDKKRIEQIKAECLRIHRIGIGHPSNSEILQYATEEEKKILIPILRKKPVRTISGVAVVAVMTSPEKCPHGKCMFCPGGVGSVFGDVPQSYTGREPATMRGLMFGFDPYLQTKARIEQLEKVGHPTNKIELIIMGGTFPARDISYQDWFIKRCLDAMNGVEASSLEEAQKINETAEHRCVALCVETRPDYCGEKEINQMLKLGATRVELGVQTIYNEILEFCKRGHTVEDTIKATQLLKDSGLKVSYHLMPGMPGSDMEMDKKMFREIFENPDFKPDMVKIYPCLVVKGTELYEMWKRGEYRPYREEEAIEIISYAKSIMPKWVRTSRIQRDIPATVIVDGVKKSNLGELVYKYMEKHGIKCKCIRCREVGHVMYKKGIMPEIEHIKLCREEYEASGGTEIFLSYEDVNNDILIAFLRLREPYKPFRKEIDENTMLVRQLHVCGQEKPLTKDLKEITWQHKGYGRKLLQEAERIAKEEFGKKKILVTSGIGVREYYRKLGYERIGPYMGKYL; this is encoded by the coding sequence ATGGATGAAAAAACAAAGTTAATGAGATGTATCATTGAGAGGATATTAGAGGAGTATAAAGAAGGAAAAACATTAGATAAAAAAAGAATTGAGCAAATTAAAGCTGAGTGTTTGAGAATTCATAGAATTGGTATTGGACATCCTTCAAACTCTGAAATTTTGCAGTATGCTACTGAAGAAGAAAAAAAGATTTTAATTCCAATATTAAGAAAAAAGCCAGTTAGAACTATCTCCGGAGTTGCTGTTGTTGCTGTTATGACCTCTCCAGAAAAATGTCCACATGGAAAGTGTATGTTTTGCCCAGGAGGAGTTGGAAGCGTCTTTGGAGACGTTCCTCAAAGCTATACTGGAAGAGAACCGGCCACTATGAGAGGTTTGATGTTTGGCTTTGACCCATATCTTCAAACAAAGGCAAGGATTGAACAGTTGGAAAAGGTAGGACATCCAACAAATAAGATAGAGCTTATTATAATGGGAGGAACGTTTCCAGCGAGAGATATAAGTTATCAAGATTGGTTTATTAAGAGATGCTTAGATGCTATGAACGGAGTAGAGGCGAGTAGCTTAGAAGAGGCTCAGAAGATAAATGAAACTGCAGAGCATAGATGTGTTGCTTTGTGCGTAGAAACAAGACCTGATTATTGTGGAGAAAAAGAGATAAATCAAATGTTGAAGTTAGGAGCTACAAGGGTAGAGTTAGGGGTTCAAACAATATACAATGAGATTTTGGAGTTTTGTAAGAGAGGGCATACTGTTGAGGATACCATAAAAGCTACTCAGCTATTAAAAGATAGCGGTTTAAAGGTCTCTTATCATTTAATGCCAGGAATGCCAGGCTCTGACATGGAGATGGACAAAAAAATGTTTAGAGAGATTTTTGAAAATCCTGATTTTAAGCCAGATATGGTTAAGATATACCCATGCTTAGTTGTTAAGGGAACTGAGCTTTATGAAATGTGGAAGAGAGGGGAGTATAGACCATATAGAGAGGAAGAGGCAATAGAGATAATTAGCTATGCAAAATCAATAATGCCAAAATGGGTAAGAACTTCAAGAATTCAAAGGGATATTCCAGCTACAGTAATAGTTGATGGAGTTAAAAAGAGTAATTTGGGAGAGCTCGTTTATAAATATATGGAAAAGCATGGAATTAAATGCAAGTGTATAAGATGTAGGGAAGTAGGGCATGTGATGTATAAAAAAGGAATAATGCCAGAGATCGAGCATATAAAACTATGTAGGGAGGAGTATGAAGCAAGTGGCGGAACTGAAATATTTTTATCCTATGAAGATGTGAATAATGATATTTTAATAGCATTTTTAAGATTGAGAGAGCCATACAAACCATTTAGAAAAGAGATTGATGAAAATACTATGTTGGTTAGACAGTTGCATGTTTGTGGGCAAGAAAAACCATTAACTAAGGATTTGAAGGAAATTACCTGGCAACATAAAGGGTATGGAAGAAAGCTTTTACAAGAGGCGGAAAGAATAGCAAAAGAAGAGTTTGGAAAGAAAAAGATTTTAGTGACAAGTGGTATTGGTGTTAGGGAATACTATAGAAAGTTGGGATATGAGAGAATTGGGCCTTATATGGGCAAATATCTATAA
- a CDS encoding FecCD family ABC transporter permease, translated as MNKRAITIILILLALSVVLPIVGCYIGGNAKSITYEDITNFLLKGSSGDEFKDLIIKKCRIPPILGAVIVGLTLAGAGLMLQTLFRNLLASPYTTGITSGVLLIASLVIFLDNVSKLLDAITTDYITKILIAGWIGGIFAMIMLLIIAYRVQEANGVIIVALLLGYLLGGVRDYLIANAEDIQIHQYWEFVIGSLTRIRLDDMAPMTVCTIIFVIGVVYLLKPLNALLFGERYAKSFGLNIKKTRILILFFASFITGAIIPFVGSIAFIGLIAPYLARPLIKTSDHRYLMPTSMLLGAVLMVLCHIVSLKYFVPLNYIYGIERSASPLPIGAVLDILGGLLVIYLVYKGEKNIKID; from the coding sequence ATGAACAAAAGAGCAATAACTATAATATTAATTTTATTAGCATTATCTGTAGTTCTGCCAATTGTTGGATGTTATATTGGTGGAAATGCAAAATCAATAACATATGAAGATATAACCAACTTTTTATTGAAAGGAAGTTCAGGAGATGAATTTAAAGACCTCATTATAAAAAAATGTAGAATACCTCCAATATTAGGGGCTGTAATTGTTGGTTTAACATTAGCTGGGGCTGGTTTAATGCTACAAACATTATTTAGGAATTTATTAGCCTCTCCTTACACCACTGGCATAACTTCTGGAGTTCTATTGATAGCATCTTTAGTTATATTTTTAGATAATGTTTCAAAACTTTTAGATGCAATAACTACAGATTATATTACAAAAATCCTTATTGCTGGTTGGATTGGTGGAATTTTTGCGATGATTATGCTTCTAATAATCGCATATAGAGTTCAAGAAGCTAATGGAGTTATAATAGTTGCTTTATTGCTTGGTTATTTGCTTGGAGGAGTTAGAGATTATTTAATAGCCAATGCTGAAGATATCCAAATTCACCAATATTGGGAATTTGTAATTGGTAGTTTAACGAGGATTCGTTTAGATGATATGGCCCCAATGACTGTTTGCACAATTATATTTGTTATTGGAGTTGTATATTTATTAAAACCCTTAAACGCCTTGTTATTTGGAGAGAGATATGCAAAAAGCTTTGGATTAAATATAAAGAAAACAAGAATTTTAATATTGTTCTTTGCCTCATTCATCACTGGAGCTATAATTCCATTTGTTGGCTCCATAGCATTCATTGGATTAATCGCCCCATATTTAGCAAGACCTTTAATAAAAACATCTGATCATAGGTATTTAATGCCAACTTCAATGCTATTAGGAGCTGTTTTAATGGTCTTATGCCACATTGTCTCTCTAAAATACTTTGTCCCGCTCAACTACATCTACGGCATAGAAAGATCTGCCTCCCCTCTTCCTATTGGAGCAGTTTTAGACATATTGGGTGGTTTATTGGTTATATACTTGGTTTATAAAGGAGAGAAAAATATAAAAATTGATTAA
- the hisD gene encoding histidinol dehydrogenase: MIIKKIKELTREEKEKIINRNKANFEEILPTVMEILKDVKEKGDEALKYYTKKFDGVEIDNFKVTEEEIEEAYNSVDYKIVEAIEKARENIYYFHKKQMENIKDLKINKDGIILGQVVRAIEKVGCYVPGGRAFYPSTVLMTTIPAKVAGCEEIYITSPPTKEGKGNPSTLIAGDIVGVSAIYKVGGVQAIGALAYGTETIPKVDIIVGPGNIYVTTAKKMVYGEVAIDFLAGPSEVLIIADETANTEFVALDFIAQAEHDPNASCIIATTSETKAEEIKNKIFEEIERVERKDIILKALENSAILIGDLEECIEFSNLYAPEHLEILTKNPDEVLNNIKHAGSVFLGDYSPVPVGDYASGTNHVLPTSQFARMSSGLNVETFLKKITYQKLDKESLKNIADIVITLAEAEGLFGHAEAVRRRLEK, translated from the coding sequence ATGATAATCAAAAAAATTAAGGAATTAACGAGAGAAGAGAAGGAAAAAATAATTAACAGGAACAAAGCTAACTTTGAAGAAATACTGCCAACAGTCATGGAGATTTTAAAGGATGTTAAGGAAAAAGGAGATGAAGCTTTAAAGTATTACACAAAAAAATTTGATGGCGTTGAAATAGATAATTTTAAAGTTACAGAAGAGGAGATAGAAGAAGCTTATAACTCAGTAGATTATAAAATTGTTGAAGCAATAGAAAAAGCCAGGGAAAACATTTATTACTTCCACAAAAAGCAGATGGAGAATATAAAAGATTTAAAAATAAATAAAGATGGAATAATATTGGGGCAGGTTGTTAGAGCAATAGAAAAAGTTGGATGCTACGTTCCTGGAGGGAGAGCGTTTTATCCTTCAACTGTTTTGATGACAACAATCCCTGCAAAGGTTGCTGGATGTGAAGAGATATATATCACCTCTCCACCAACAAAAGAAGGAAAGGGAAATCCATCTACATTAATAGCAGGAGATATCGTTGGAGTTTCAGCAATTTACAAAGTTGGAGGAGTTCAGGCTATAGGAGCTTTAGCTTACGGAACGGAAACAATTCCAAAAGTTGATATTATTGTTGGGCCAGGTAATATATATGTAACAACGGCAAAAAAGATGGTTTATGGGGAGGTAGCTATTGATTTCTTAGCAGGACCTTCGGAAGTTTTAATTATCGCCGATGAAACAGCAAATACAGAATTTGTTGCATTGGATTTCATTGCTCAAGCTGAACACGACCCTAACGCCTCCTGTATAATAGCAACAACCTCTGAAACTAAGGCAGAGGAAATTAAAAATAAAATATTTGAAGAGATAGAAAGAGTTGAAAGGAAAGATATTATTTTAAAAGCTTTGGAAAACTCTGCCATATTAATTGGTGATTTAGAAGAGTGTATAGAGTTTTCAAACTTATATGCTCCAGAACATTTAGAAATATTAACTAAAAATCCAGATGAGGTTTTGAATAATATTAAACATGCTGGAAGTGTATTTTTAGGAGATTATAGCCCCGTTCCAGTTGGAGATTATGCCTCTGGAACAAATCATGTTTTGCCAACGTCACAGTTTGCAAGAATGAGCTCTGGTCTAAATGTAGAAACGTTTTTAAAGAAGATAACTTATCAAAAATTAGATAAAGAAAGTTTAAAAAACATTGCTGATATTGTTATTACATTGGCTGAGGCTGAAGGGTTGTTTGGACACGCTGAAGCGGTTAGAAGGAGGTTAGAAAAATAG